Genomic window (Vampirovibrionales bacterium):
ATGCAGTCATCGACGATGCCTTCGGCCACCGATGGCGGAACAACGACGTTGACCACATCGGGAATCTCGGGCAAATCCGCCAGTTTATGGAAGCAGCGGTCGCCTTCGATGTCATCGAGCTTGGGATTCACGCCATAGACGCGGTAACCGGCTTCGCGTAATTCGCGATACACCTTGTTGCCGTATTTCTCGCGATCCGCAGACACCCCAATCACGGCCCAGCAGCGCAAGGTCGGAAAAGACATCATTGGATTTTCCGGCGTGGCCGGGGGCGTCATATCGGTAAAAGGCAGATCTTGCATAGGATTAGGCCTCTCGCGTCGCTAAACGATTGGGTTCCTGGCGCTCGCGCCACCATGCCAGCAGCGTGCTGGCAATAAAAATGCTCGAGAACGTTCCCGTCGCAATCCCCAGAATCAGCGCTAACACGAAATGACGCGTCGTGTCCCCGCCCAGAAAATACAGCGACAGCAGCGTTAATAACGCCGTCAACGACGTGTTGATACTGCGCGCCAGCGTCTGATTGAGGCTGAGGTTGGCGATGTGTCCAAACGGCAGCTTCTTGCTGAATAACAGGCGCGTGTTCTCGCGCAGGCGATCGAAGACAACGATCGTATCGTGGACGCTAAAGCCGACTACGGTCAGAATGGCTGTCACAAACAGGCTATCCACCTCAACATGATAGAAATAGCCCAGAATCGCAAACACGCCGATTACGAACAACGTATCGTGAACCAGAGCGATAATGGCGCAGACCGCGTAATCAAACTGGAAGCGAAACGTCAGGTAACCCACGATCAGAAAATACGCCAGCACCAAGGCTAACAGGCCGTTGGTAAATAACTCAGAGGCCAACGTGGGGCCGATAGCGTTTTTCTGCAACAGCGTGATGGCGCCAAAGCGTTTGCGCAAGCCTTCTTCCAGTACGCTCTGGTCGTTTTTGGCCAGTTGCTTGGTGCGAATCGACACGACGGTTTGAATCCGGTCGGCGCCTAATTCTGCGCCTGTCTGTGCGTCTGACTTTGAAAGGTCCGTGCCGACGGCGGCTTCTTGTGGGATTTTATCTGCCGTAGGCGCGTCTCCCAGCAAGCCTTTGGGGTGCTGGATCTGAATGACTGGCCCGGCGTAGCCGCGCGATTCAAACACCGAGGCTACAGAAGGGAGATCGGCCTGAGATAGCTTTTTCTCAAAGCCGTATTGCAGAATTGATCCCCCGGTAAAGTCGATGCCGAGGCGAAGCGGCGCGTGATTTGGCGTTTTCATCATCATCAACGCCATAAAGACGATGCCGGGCAGGACCAGAGCAAGCGCAATGCCCAAATACACCCATCGATGACGAATTACGTCAATCGGCCCAGCCTTGAGGTATGACGCATCTTGCGCCTTGGCGGCTTTGGCGGAAGCAGAAGCGGGTTTAGCCATAACAGCGAAGTCCTGTAGGGTTAAGAAGCGGACGTTTTGGAGGCGGCTCCGCGCGGGGCCGGCACCTCGCTCGGCTTCAGGCCGAACAGAAACGGGTTAATGGCGGAGTTGTCGCCCAGAATCAAGTGCAACAGCGTCCGGCTGACGGTGATGGCAGAAAACATACTAATCGCCACCCCAATGGCCAGCGTAATGGCAAAGCCTTTGACTGAGCCCGTGCCGAGCGCCCAGAGCAAGGCGCAGGTAATGAGCGTGGTGGTGTTACTGTCAAAAATAGACGGAAACGCGCGATCGAAGCCCGCTTCAATGGCCTTGCCCAACGTGCGGCCTAGCTTGATTTCTTCTTTCACGCGTTCAAAGATCAGGATATTGGCGTCGACCGCCATCCCGATACTCAGAATAAAGCCCGCGATGCCCGCCAGCGTGAATGTCACGCCCAAGAGCGTATAAGCGGCATAGGTTAGCAGGGTATAGACAATCAGGGCCATTGAGGCCACCAGCCCTTGCATGCGGTAGTAACCGATCATAAAAACCAGCACCAGCGCAAGTCCAATCAACCCGGCGATCATGCTTTGGTGGATGGACGCTTCGCCCAGCAAGGGGCCGACAGAACTTTCTTCAATGAACTCAATATCCAGAGGCAAGGCCCCGGCATTGAGCACGTCGACCATCTCTTTGGCTTTTTCGTAGGTGAAAGTTCCGGTAATTTGCCCGGAGCCAGTGGGAATCACCTCCTGCACTTCTGGCGATGAAATCAATTCGTTGTCAAAGAAAATCGCCATCGGCTCGTGATGAACGACCAGTTCTTCCGTGAGCTTACGGAGCTTTGTTGCGGCCCCCTCATTTAATTTGAAGGCTACCGCCCAGCCGCCGTGTCGATCATCCGGGGCGACATCGGCGCTTTCCAGATCCCGGCCCGACACGCCTGTGCTTACCCAGGTCGTTGAGCCGTCTGCCCCTTTGCCTTGACGGCGAAACTCCAGCAGGCCGGTTTTTCCGATGCGCGCCTTGGCTTTCTCGGGGTCTTTTTCGCCGGGGATTTCCACAATCAGGCGGCGTTCGCCAGCTCGCTGCACGATAGTTTCCGCAACGCCCATCTTGTCGACGCGCATCTGAATAATCTTATACAGCGCTTCCATTGAACGCGGGGTGATGGGTTCTCCCGGCTTGGCCGGTTGCGCCTCCAGCGTCAAACGCGTGCCGCCGGACAAATCGAGCCCCAGCGTTGGCGGTTTTTTGACAATGACCAGGACGGCGGCGATCAATAGCGCCATCACAATGAGCAGCGTCACTCGGGGATTGCGAAACAGCGGCATGGCGTTTTCTATCCGTTTTGGAGGGAGCCTTTACGGCGGGAACGACGTTACCCCGCATTGCTGCGTATTGTATGGAAAGCGGATTTAAAAGGAAAGGCTCTGTAAACGGCCCGTTTTACAGGCGGCTTATCGCGCTTGCGCGGGCGATGCGAGCGCGTTGTCAGGCGAAACGACAGCCAGGATGGATTTCAATGCGCGTTTTTCGACTTGCCCTTTCGCATTCAGCTTGCCGTAGTAATAGCGACCGTCATAATACGCCGCGCTGGACCCGCCGCCATCCAGGGCCATGACGCGCTCGGCGCCCGCTTCTTGCATCAGGGCGCTGGCCTGGGTCAGGGTAAATCCGCGCGAGGCGGCGGGTTGGGGGCTTTGCGTGAACAGCCCCAGAATTACGTCGCCTTGCGGCGTGATGCCGATCAGGCTGCGCGCGTTGGGACGATCAACGCCCAAAGGATCGCGCGTACGCTTGCCGGCGGCGTCAAATGCGATGAATGCTTCGGCTTGCGCCGTGTTATCGGGCGCGAGTTGAGGGCCTGCGCCTAGAGCGGCTTGTAGGGTACAACCTTCGGGCGCAGGCGCGTCATGAAACGCAATATCGTAGCGTCGGCCTGTTGCGCAGGCGTAGAGCCGAAATTCCGAGCGATTAAAGATACTGGGCAGGTAAGGCTTCAGCGCGGGATTGTCCGTGAGCCGTTTATTATTGCGCGGGTCTTGCCATGGCTGCCCTTCTTCAAGAACAAAAGACGTGGTTTGCCCATTGGCTGGATCGAAATAACCGCCGTTAATGGCGGCGCGAGCGCGTGAGTGCGCCACAAACGCCTCCAGCCGCTGAAGCCGATCGCCCGAAGCGAACACGGGTCGAACAACCCATGGGCCGTTGCGTGCGATTCGCCAATAATAGAACGTCCCTTGAGGAAAGTGGCGCTCCGTGTTCAGGCAGCTTGTGGACGGGGCTTCCTGCGTAAGCCGATTGTGCGGCGGGCGCTGCGCGGCGACCCCTGAGACGATCCCAACCGCGATGACGATCCCGAGAAAAGCGGCAATCATCTGGATTTTTGGGTTTTTAAAGAATCTCACCGGGCGATTTCCTCCGTGTGGCCGCTTGCGCGCGTTCGTAAGCGGATGGCATAACGATTTTGTAACCCAAGTGCGCTTCTATGGCAAAAAAAGCGCTTGAGCGGGTTTTATGGGGTGAGCGTCCCGCAACGGGCCAACGCGTGAATGCAAGGCCTGCGCTTCTCGCCGTGCGGGAAGAGGGCGCGCGAGTCCCTCACGTCGAGCGATTTTGTCCCACTTCTCCGCCTTTTTTTACCCTGTTTCCGCCTTATTCTTTCTGCCCTTCCTCGATTCTCTTTCCTCTTATTCTTCGTCTTTGTCCGGTCTCTTTCGTTTTCTCTGTCTTTTGCTCTCTTGCCTACAAATAGAAAGGGGATGCATCGATTGACCTTGGCTGGCGCCTTTCCGTTTACCTCTATGCTGGCTCCTACCAGCGCGACGCGTTTGGCGTATTTGATGACAGCCGGTTTCATCACGCGCATGGGCATGTCGGCAGCGCGGGTTTATCAGAACCGCCCGCAAGCCAACCATAATCCAAACTATACTGCCGTAGACAAGGAAGCCGCGCGCGTTGAGCGCGTCTTTGTGGAGTTCCCCGCGACGTTGAGCTTTATTGTCGGCTCGCATACGGTAATGGATCTGTTCAGCAACTGGTTTCAAGGACGCGTCAAGTTGCATCTGACGCCGCAAGACGCTCCCGGCGTGAATGCGGAAACCCTGAAAACCGTAAATCAGACCATCTGGAAGGCGTTGGGGGAAACGCGAAAGCAATTGCTCTATCGGGTCATGAACGAAAACGATCGCGTCAGCCCCAAGCGGATTCAGGAAGCGTTAGCCAAGGCGGGCATTGATCTGGAAGCTAAAACCCCGCTGGCCCAGGTGCTGCGGCCTGCGGTTGAAAACATCAGCGTGCGCTTGCGCAAAGGGGCTGCCGTCAATATTGCCTTGGCGGTTTCTGTGATCGCCTTCTATGGCGGGTTTGGAGTGCAATGGTTTAACGATCATATCTATGCCAAATACTGTTCGCCGTTTCTTCTTCGGTTAATGGGCATCAGCAACCAGCCGCAGCAGGTCGTGCGCGAAAGCAGCCCGTTTGCGGCGCAGACGCGCGATGCGATTTACTCGTCTTCCAACTTGTCGGAAGGCCGCCGGACGTTCCGGTTTTAGCCGCCATGGATATCGCCGCCGCCGCTCCCGCCATCTCGACTGCCGCTCCAGC
Coding sequences:
- a CDS encoding CoA-binding protein — encoded protein: MMSFPTLRCWAVIGVSADREKYGNKVYRELREAGYRVYGVNPKLDDIEGDRCFHKLADLPEIPDVVNVVVPPSVAEGIVDDCIERGIARMWFQPGSESPAALEKARAAGVIVVSDACIMLQKQRWD
- the secF gene encoding protein translocase subunit SecF, whose amino-acid sequence is MAKPASASAKAAKAQDASYLKAGPIDVIRHRWVYLGIALALVLPGIVFMALMMMKTPNHAPLRLGIDFTGGSILQYGFEKKLSQADLPSVASVFESRGYAGPVIQIQHPKGLLGDAPTADKIPQEAAVGTDLSKSDAQTGAELGADRIQTVVSIRTKQLAKNDQSVLEEGLRKRFGAITLLQKNAIGPTLASELFTNGLLALVLAYFLIVGYLTFRFQFDYAVCAIIALVHDTLFVIGVFAILGYFYHVEVDSLFVTAILTVVGFSVHDTIVVFDRLRENTRLLFSKKLPFGHIANLSLNQTLARSINTSLTALLTLLSLYFLGGDTTRHFVLALILGIATGTFSSIFIASTLLAWWRERQEPNRLATREA
- a CDS encoding phosphodiester glycosidase family protein, with protein sequence MRFFKNPKIQMIAAFLGIVIAVGIVSGVAAQRPPHNRLTQEAPSTSCLNTERHFPQGTFYYWRIARNGPWVVRPVFASGDRLQRLEAFVAHSRARAAINGGYFDPANGQTTSFVLEEGQPWQDPRNNKRLTDNPALKPYLPSIFNRSEFRLYACATGRRYDIAFHDAPAPEGCTLQAALGAGPQLAPDNTAQAEAFIAFDAAGKRTRDPLGVDRPNARSLIGITPQGDVILGLFTQSPQPAASRGFTLTQASALMQEAGAERVMALDGGGSSAAYYDGRYYYGKLNAKGQVEKRALKSILAVVSPDNALASPAQAR
- the secD gene encoding protein translocase subunit SecD, which produces MPLFRNPRVTLLIVMALLIAAVLVIVKKPPTLGLDLSGGTRLTLEAQPAKPGEPITPRSMEALYKIIQMRVDKMGVAETIVQRAGERRLIVEIPGEKDPEKAKARIGKTGLLEFRRQGKGADGSTTWVSTGVSGRDLESADVAPDDRHGGWAVAFKLNEGAATKLRKLTEELVVHHEPMAIFFDNELISSPEVQEVIPTGSGQITGTFTYEKAKEMVDVLNAGALPLDIEFIEESSVGPLLGEASIHQSMIAGLIGLALVLVFMIGYYRMQGLVASMALIVYTLLTYAAYTLLGVTFTLAGIAGFILSIGMAVDANILIFERVKEEIKLGRTLGKAIEAGFDRAFPSIFDSNTTTLITCALLWALGTGSVKGFAITLAIGVAISMFSAITVSRTLLHLILGDNSAINPFLFGLKPSEVPAPRGAASKTSAS